DNA from Thunnus maccoyii chromosome 21, fThuMac1.1, whole genome shotgun sequence:
CACATAAACAACACGTGGCCTGAATGATTGGCATTCTGAGATGTGTCAGCATGCTTACTTTCTACTTTGCAATAGTATGTCCACCATTATCGAACCTCCCTCTCTTTGATCTACCCAGTGCAGCCAAGGTGTTCTTGACCCGCTCTCTGGAGATGCGTCAGCGTGTCCTCGGTCCAGATCACCCAGACTGCGCTCAGTCCCTCAACAACCTGGCTGCActgcacacagagagaagggAGTATGAAACAGCTGAGGACATGTATGAGAGGGCGCTAGACATCCGCAAGAGGGCCTTGTCCCCAGACCACCCCTCGCTGgcatacacactcaaacaccTGGCCATGCTCTATAAACGCAGAGTGAGACACACGTGCCTTttgactgaaacattttaatagtCCGTCTTTTGAACAGCTTATCTGGTGTTGGTGTTCTCACCTGATTCtaagatgtgtttgtgttgtacaGGGGAAGCTGGAGAAGGCTGTGCCACTGTATGAACTGTCTCTGGAAATCAGGGAAAAAAGTTTCGGACCCAAACACCCCAGTGTGGCCACAGCGCTGGTCAACCTGGCTGTAATCTACTGCCAACTGGTGAGGATGTTCATGCTTCTTCAGTCTTCAGTTCATATACTCCAGACTTGCATATGTCTatcaatatttgtatatattaaTTTTAATGGTGTAGGCATGTGTAGATGTATTTTAGGATGTATAGAATAAAACTGTGAATTCCTTTGTCCTTTGCAGAAGAAGCACAATGATGCCTTGCCTCTATATGAACGAGCACTGAAAGTGTATGAGGATAGCTTGGGCCGCTCACATCCTCGCGTTGGAGAGACATTAAAAAACCTGGCTGTGCTTAGGTATAGTACTGAGGTTACCAACAGGTGACATTTTGCTATTCAGAAGTTAACCAATTAGATATGAAATAATCTTTAATCTTTCTGTTTTAGCTATGAAGAGGGGGACTTTGAGAAAGCAGCAGAGCTTTACAAGCGTGCAATGGAGATCAAAGAGGCAGAGCCATCGTTGGTGTGTGGGAACGCTCCATCCCGCCACTCCTCCAGTGGGGATACATTCAGTCTGAGGGGACCTGCCCCCCTCCCACAAGCCCCAAGGTGACTCTGTCAAGCCAGattaacaaaaacatcagacCCGACGGTTTTATCAAAGAGAGAACCATCCTGGTCCTCACACTGTGATGATCGATTGTCTGGATGGAGGTTTTAGGTTTTGgtgaaatatactgtaagtgcCCTATTAGTCTGTGAAACCTGTGTATTTGCCAAaagtatttatgaatatttctgTAGTCTTAACATAATCATGTGTGTAAATAACTTGGGACATCCGTTATATCAGCCCTTTTAAGGGCCTAGAACTCAGGTTTACACTATTTTTAATTCAGAATCAAACATTTCAGTTCTCTTTACAGTGTATATTGTTCAGTTAGCAGTACAGACTCCTTTGCAGGCATGGAATTCATCCATCCAAGAGGGCTTGGCATATTCTAATCAAAAAAACATGACTAACAAGAACAGATACATTTGGTGCTTTCCAATATACAATGGATGATGTTCTATGCACTCTTTCAAGTTTTCTTCTTTGTGAATTAGATACACATGTATGAAGAAAACTCAGATTATTTGATAGTTTGATTTTTAAGGAATATTTCAAAAAATCCTAATCATGAGGAGATAAAGTATGAACTATAAAACATTCCAACAACACAATATGCTGTCATCCCTTTTGCCAAAACTGTTTATAGAATATTAATTAGCAAGCAATCAAACCTCAGTTTTGTTTCCAAGTTTACATTCCTGACGTTTTGAATGAAGGATATCTGAGAGCTGCTATCTCTAAAATCAAATGTGCCAAAATATTCTTATGTTTACGTCACACACCATGTTTACCTACAAGTATTAAATAAAGGGAATATAGAATATAGGAACCCAAGATACGAGTCCAAAAACAAGCCTCGACCATGTTTGAGGAACTCAAACTTTGGTACtgattttatgttgtgtttatgcaaaactaaatgtacatttatgtgtTAGCTGTGATTTTAAGGGAATTGTCAAAAACATGATGGTGCCACATGCATCTTCAGGTTTAggtacaataaaataatgatctATTGTCTGACTGGATATACATAAAGTCAAAAGGGACTCAGTGCACCAAAACTTGTTATTTCATTGCAAAATATAGCATATACATTGTATCttaaatgcatttgttttgatatattcatgtatttatgtaatgtaatataatataatgtaattaaaatctgtaaaagcaacaaaaatcaTATCCAGTAAATCAAAAAGATTGTATTCCATCTAATAAATACTTTATtgagacaaagtaaacattgTCCATCAGTAATGTTGCAGCAGATATTTTGTTAAAGCTGAATGAATGACAGAGCAAATACAGTAAAAGGTTGGTTCACGCATTCATTAATCAAAACCCGAATATACACATCGTATACATGTTAATGCACTAACAGTGATGTTATTCTAGGTTTACAGACGTTGATCCAGAGTTTGTTCCAATTCCAAGTGCTACACGCCTTCCCAGTACATCAGCAAATTACACATTTGACTGCCATCAGCAGCACTCTTCATGCATTTACCTCTGGTAATTGTTAGAAGTTGTTGACATTAATTGGCTTTTTGGCCCCCAAGTGACCATTGTAAAATGCTTGTTGTCAAAGAAATCATTGGAATAAAGTGAGAAGCGGCATCTGAATAGCAGAAATACATCTTCAGATTGCGACCTACATCTTTCTCATCTGAGCCATCAAGTCCTCTAAGCTCTGTTCAGTCTCCTCCACTGTCTCCCCGTGTACTGTATTCTGtttcaaacaaaagaaaacaaaatattatcaGATTTTAGTTGAATATGCCTTTtagtcaacaaaaaaaactgaccCTTTTCCACACCTACGTGACTTTAAGATTCAATTCCTACCTTCCAGCCAAGCAGCAATTTAATTTTAGATTGCTATGGTATGAAAATCAAATTGGATACTAGAAACTTGTTTTCAGTCATCTACTACAGTGaatatttatttgactttattgtTACAATATAAAATCTTGTGAGGCTGTATGCTTAGGCAAAAAGGTTATCAACaatcttaattattttaaattaatgagctgaaacatgaaaaactacTTGTAAAGTCCTTTAAAGCCTTGTTGTCTTAAACAATACTGACCTCAGCTGGAATGGTGTAAGCCACAGTGATGCCTTCTGGGAGGTCAGGCACAGTGCCTGATGCAGCCTGTAACTCATTGTCAGTCACCTCAGATACTAGTTCAATACCTGCACAACACAATTAGCATTAATACACATTTactgcacactgaaaaaaaaaatatgcagactATCTTATGAATCTGACACGGTTAAATGCAATAGTTGTTTGTCACTCACCCCAATCATTGTCCTCATGTACgacctcttcctcttcctgtacAACTTCCACCTTGGGCCGTTCCGCTTCTTTCTTCTGAAGGGAAGaaattcagacagacagacactgttaGCATTCTTATCTGATGCAGCACCATGTAAGAGTCAGTATCACAATGAACTGGGCTTTTGGTCAATCCTGCATCCTACTACTTGAAAACAaagagcatgcacacacaccttatACTCCTCTTGTTGTCTCCTGCAGTGGCGGTCATTACACTGGGGGTTGGGTTTCATGGCCATAGTGGGGAAGAAGTCCTGCATGGCGTTGTAGCCAAGATAATAACTGACAGTCCCGAACTTTAGCAAAAACCTGTAAGACAAAACATTCactttacattttgaaagtttCTCATGTCAGGTTTCTCAGTGGCCATAAATGACATTACTTACTTGAGGACATTTTGCACCAGGATGCCTGCAACCACACCCATTGTTGTTGGTAAGCTGGCAGCACAGACACCTTCCCTCTTTAGGGTCTTCTCATCGATGTTAGCTGCCACCACCAGGGGGGGAGCACACTAACAAAGGATACGATTGTAAAATACTATGTTAactttacttctttttttcctcacaaagAAATATTGCAGTATTAAGTATTGGCATTGTAAGAATTACACATATTTTCAGTGGAAAGTAAACAAAATGTTGGTTGTATGTGGTTGCTGTGTGGCATGTGGACATACAGCAAAGCAGGCCGTCTCTCCAGGGATGATGAGCTGGATGTGTCCTGATACAGCGTTTTCACTCACCCCAGACTCCATCCAGATTTGACCAAGTTCATTACAAGCCTGAGAGAAACAGgataaaatcaaaaaaactTGCAAAAGTAACATGCAAAGTACTGTGTGTATTATGACAGCTCTGTGTATTACTTATTAGTTAATACACTCACTGTATTGATGGCCATTCTGGCCTCAAAGTTGTCCACACAGCTTAGGACCAAATCCACCGGCTTCCCTTCTTCCAGCCCTCCATGACTGACAACACACAGAATAACTTATGAAGGTCTGTTCCACTGACGGGACACAGGAAGAAGACAAGAAACTAGAGAGTAGAAATACCCACCTGATGCGGTCcatgaaatgtgtgaaattttCCATTGTGGTGATGTTGTAGTTGTGAGTCTCAAACGACACATCTGGATTAATGTTTCTGTTGGGAAAATTGAGCAACGTGTCAGCAAATAGAAACCAAATGTCTCAAATTAAGGGGAAAAGTGGATTACTATTAACAACAGTGTACCTGAGTGTGTGCTCGGCTGCTTCCACTTTACTCAGGCCTGCCTGGTGAGGCTGGAAGAACAGTCGGTTCATGTTGGCCAGCTCTACTTTATCGTAGTCAAAGAGGAGCAACTGAGATGGAACAAGAGACAAGACTGGGTTAAGCACAAGCAGACAATCTACTGAACAAGATGAACAAGTATAAGgtaggaaaaaaatggaagaaagaaTCAAGTTTGTATTACCTTACCAATGCCACATCTAGTGAGCATTTCAGCTGTCACACTGCCCACTCCCCCAACACCGACCACAGCTACTGTGAATGTCCGGATTTTCTGTCAAGATTATTTGGAGATTATTAATCATGCttctaaatacaaaaaaaaaaaaaacctttatcaGGTGTGCACTGACAGCTGATGTCAGCCATAAAAAGCAATACATGCTGAGTTTATTATCAAGAAGAAAGTCAGTTTATCTGGCAGAACAGCACAAATgtaaaaaggtcttaaaaacACAATTGTCTTAAGACATTCATGtctaaaaagctaaaaaaaacaacaacaaaaaaaacaggttttacaCCAGCattgtacaaaacaaaatgcatattGGTTTCAATATTAGCTGATAtggagagagaatgtgtgtgtatgtgtgtataaatggaGGAAGGGTATTGGTAATCGCTATTGACTTTACAAAACAACATCAATTCATCCAGTCCACAGCTTTAAGATGTCAAAGTAATACCTCGCAGGTATTTTTGTGAGTATATTATAATTTATGTTGTGAATAAACAAGCAACCACAAATTAATTTCTCAGTGAGAGGACAACTATCAAATAACAAACCTCATAATCATCCACGATGCCCATTCTCTTCAAAGCCATTAGACGACTGCAATGAAAACACAGCTGTGATTAGCTTGTGGTCTATGGGATACCAACATATGGGCAGAATGACTCACTAGGCTTAGTCACTCCACTATGAGCACTAAAACACccaaataaaatagaataaaagctCACCTGTATGGGTTGGAATCCACAACTTCAGCGctcattttgttaattttcGGTCTGTGAAGTGCCTGGTTGTGAGCATCCTCCACGgcacagtgctgctgctgcttacaCTTTATCAATTCATTTTCCAACTCTCTCACGCGGAGCTTCAGTTCCTCCACTGTCGCCATTTGGGAAAACGAACCCTGCGATctcaacaatacaaacaaaatataacgTTACTGATATGAAACCGCAAACAAACTGTTCAGACGGTTAAATCTGTACCGAAAGTACACGTCTTCACAACTCAAATCAGCTGTCAGGATGTGTGTCCCTGTAAACAACGTCCGTGCAGAAAACGAGTGTAACGTTCTATGAACGTTCCTACATAATATACGggatatttgtacatttttctttacatatAAGGTGAGACTGTTGAACGATTTCAGggcattgtgttttttaaagctcTGTTGACTTTCTTACAGAATCAACTcgaacaaaattacatttaatgacGTTACGTCGCGTTATTTTTTCCCACCCGTATTCTGCGAAGACccgcccctactctgcctctgattggctctgaccctgatattgTTACCCTACCCCAAACAACTGcaccaacgaaggcaacgagtaccagccaatcagaggaagagtagggcgggtcttcgcggAATGCGGGATTGTGTTCATCCATAAACGGTTCGTCCATTATCAACACAGCTAGCCCAGCAATGAACCTGGAAATTATTAATCCACTTTAACTGAGATATGGAAGAGTTGACAACTCCCGTACGACAACACCATAAGTTTAGTGTTGACAGACTTCAAAGATATCTGTCTGTCAATTCGCGGGTGTCAAATAATGACACACTCACTGTCAAACAGTACAGGTAAGTAAGACAGACAGTACAGGCTTTTTTCAATTTCTCAGCAACGTATTTTTGTGCAATTCTTGTTTAGTCAGCTCATAACAAGCTAACGGCTTCCTGTTGTATTATCAGCACTGGTCAATCCAACCCCACTTTCCTAGTCCAGACACCCTCCAAAAGCTATGTCCTCAGGAAGAAACCTCCAGGTGAGCTGCTGCCAGGGGCTCACAAGGTAAAGTTTGACAAGTGAATAACTTGGGTCATTAAGAAAGAaacgttttatttctttaaatgtgtttgcagGACAATCGTGAGTTGTCACTTCTCCAGCAGGGGGAGAAACTTCAGTTGGTTTGGTCGATAGCTAAACCTGGGAGACATTCACATATTTGTCTATAATTACCAAGTTAAAGAGACTGTCAGGAATGAAAAGTATGTGACTTGTGAAAGCCACATttaccaaaaaaacaatgaaaatattgagTAATTCCTCACTGCTTGTACCAAGAAAAActtcaataaaaataagaaacaatATCCATGATGCAAGGTCCAGTCATTTCCTGATAATTTCCTAGGATGTTTTCAATCTGAATTTTTCCTATAATTAGTACAAAAGTACCCTTCCAAGAACCCCGAATCCTGAACATGCATATCAGTTTAAGTCTGAGAATTATAGGCAACTATGGGCCATATCTcgagtagagctgaaacaatttatcgattagttgatcatcAGAAATTTAATCAGCTTTatcagctattttgataattgactaATTGTCATTTTTCCAGCAAAATTGCCAAAATTTCACAGTTAAATGGACTGTgtgatgcttttgtttgtcatatATAAAGATAAACTCAATGTTTTGGGTCTTGGACTCTTGgttgaataaaacaacacttttgAATATGTTAACTTAGGTTTTGGGAAATTTTACTggctttttttcacattttttctgacattttataatggaatgttatattttgtaagatttatcgattaatcaagaaaataatcagcagattgatcgataatgaaaataattagtagttgcagccctaatcttGAGGCTTGTGATATGGGTGATGTTTTAGTACATCATGTTTGAACTTTTGACTTTGTTTGCAGGTGGACAGGGAGTATCGGGTGCAGAAAGCCTTGTTCTCCGTTGGTTTCCCTGTGCCTGAGCCCCTCCTCTACTGCACTGATGCTGAAGTCATTGGAACAGAGTTCTACTTGATGGAGCATGTGAAGGTAAGTTTGTACCACCAAAGTCCAAACATGAAGTCACCAGCTATAAATCCCtgaatcatatttatttatttattgctgtttCGATTGACCTTTTCTCTATATCCCAATAATAAAAGATTGCTGATACACTCTGGCTGCACATGCCTAATCTATGCCCAGGCTTCTAAATAAGTACTTTAATATCATATAATGGTGTCCATGagatgaaaatatacatattgtaAAAAAGATGCTCTTGTTTACACATTCCTATTGAGCAGGGGCGAATATTCAGAGATCTTCGTCTCCCTGGCGTGAGTGCAGCAGAGAGATCAGCTCTGTATGTGGCTGCAGTGGAAGTACTGGCAAAGCTGCACTCCCTGGACCTGGTATCACTGAACCTTGAAGGGTATGGGAAAGGACCAGGCTACTGCAGGAGACAGGtgagataaaacattttatacaattaatcaaaataacCTTAACGGTTGGTTAGATTTGTAACACTCAGAAGTGTCTTTCCATCCATAAAGGTGTCCACCTGGACAAAGCAGTACACCGCAGCTGCTCACAGAGACATTCCATCCATGAATGAACTTTCTGATTGGTTGATGAAGAATTTGCCAGCCAATGATAATGAAGTCACGCTGGTCCATGGAGATTTCCGACTAGACAACTTGATATTCCATCCAACAGAGGTACAATATCTCAAAACAGTCATTCTTACCAATCTGAATGTGACTGTAAATGTATTACAATATATGTTTGTCATTAGGCACGTGTGATAGCAGTGTTGGACTGGGAGCTGTCCACCACTGGACAGCCCTTGGCGGACCTGGCCTACTTTCTCATGCCTCATTACTTTCCCACAGGCTTCAATGTCATCAGCACAATGGGCAGCTTAACAGGAATAGGAGGTaatgataacaataaataaacaccCAGAACAGAATTAGAGGGTACAGAAAATTATTAGATAGAAGAACGTTattggatatgtgtgtgtagactCACAGTATATCCTTGTCTCTGTAACCTTGTCTTTCAATGAGCAGGCATTCCGACTGTGGGTGACCTGATCTCCATTTACTCGCGGTGCAGGGGGATCCCATCTGCTTTGCCGCAGTTGAATTTCTACCTGGCCCTGTCAGTCTTTAAGATGGCAGGAATTGCCCAGGTTTGCCTCTTTTTATACAAAGTTcaactttatatatataaattggAATATAGCTTAAATGATATGATGAGCATTTTCActattgtctgacattttatggacaaaatgattaagcaattaattgaaaaaataattctcagattaactgataatgaaaaggTAATCATGGTATTTAGGTGCACCAAGCTCATAAAAGTAATAGAttgttgtgaaatatgttttttaaactgtaaatttaGCATTATTTTACATGGATACATACAATTTCTAACAATTATTTACACTTGACTTCATAACTGCAGAGTGACAGAGAttgatttatctttttcttACATACTTTGCCTTTTTTATCTATTAGGGGATCTATGCTCGCCACCTACTTGGTAATGCCAGTGCTCCCAATGCAGCTCAGTTCAGCCAGTGTGTGGAGCCCTTGGCTAAGGTTGCCTTGCAGCTTGCACAGAGGTTGGTTGCAGTTATGGTTAACTGAATAATGTGACTGACAGATATTTAagaaaatatctgcagatgTTTTTGCAGATGAGTTGTTTATCTATTTCATTATTCAACAGTTACTTTTAAAATAAGTTGGACTCTTTTTAGGCTTTAAATGACACTCTGACTCATATCTGTTTTGCAAGTGATAGAATTTGTGTTATTTACAAAGCCTCCATAAGCCGTCACAGTTGATGCTAAACTGTTTTATTAGCTTGTAATCTGAATAATACACATGAATGCGCTGTTATCAGACTTAATAGAATTAAGGAATAATTCAGTGTTGTTTTAGGtcagaaaacagatttgttccGCCTGCTGACTGAACAGTTGGAATTTGGCATCCAGCTGTTGATTTCctgctgtctttttaatttGTGAGATATGTTTCTTTCCAGGTCTCTCACAAGTCCAACAGAAGATAGACTGTTACTCCAGACAGCTAAAGGTCAGGCTGTGCTCCAGCAGGTCAAAGACTTCATGAGACAATACGTGCTTCCTGCTCAGGAGGTCAGTGCCAAAAGCTGGCAAGAACAGAGGAAAGATTTGTTTGCTCAGTTGGACTTTTTACTTGCACATGAAAGCATTTGACAAAGCACAGCAGTTCATTCATCAGGACAATCAGGACTAATTCATTGAGCAAGAGAACAAGGGGTCTATTGATTGTATAAATAATGCTGCAGTGCAAAAGTTTGATGCTTAGAGATGGCGTTACAAATCTTGTTTGATTGTACTTGTGGAAGATGTGGGAAAAGAAGAACAGCACATAATCAagatatttttaactttttaaatttgtttctCCTGTAGAGGTACCTAACAAATCATAAAGTTGAACAAACATCACTGCACTCCTTTATCCACAGGTTTCCACTGATGGAGAGTAGAATCAAAAGTAAGTGGGCTATGACCTTTACTACCAAtctactgtgttttttctccagGAAGTTGCAGAGTACTACTCCAAACATGCTCAGGCTCCACAGAGATGGCACACTCCCCAAATAATAGAAGATCTAAAggtaatgaaaatatatttctgtatgtcTTTCGTTTAGTTTGGAAGCCACATCTATTTTTCAGCAGGGATCTGTACAAGTGACGAGCAGTGACACAGACATAAACGTTGCAATCGTACAACACTCTGTATAATAACATGTCtatctgtgtgttcaggtgagaGCTAGAGAGGCAGGGCTGTGGAACCTGTTCCTGCCTGCAGTCAGTGGTCTCACTCAGTTGGACTATGCTTACATCGCAGAAGAAACTGGACGCTGCTTCTTTGCCCCTGAAGTCTTTAACTGCCAGGCTCCTGGTAAAACGCTTTGCATGGTCCAGAGATTGTTTAGAggcaaaaaaacagcagaacactAGTATATTTACAACATGACCTTTGCAATATTTGTATATACAAAAATGATTATATTTTCTCATGTTGTGGATAACATCTTCTGTAGCCAAGTGAAAAGCTCTCCAAATATCAACTTTTCTACcttgtttttatcttaacaACCATGCATTTTTGAGTTTATTCACTGGGTTTTGAAAAGGCTCGATTTAACCAAGgagttgtctttttttctccatttacGTTAAAACTCCAAAATTGGTCTTTTTAGGTGCTTGTTTGTCAGATGAGGTATGATTAGAAGAGCATATTGTTTCCCAAAATTTAGCCCATAATATACTGGAAGacagtgtgttgtattttgCGCCTCCACAGACACAGGAAATATGGAGGTGCTCCACATGTTTGGCAGTGaggaacagaagagaaaatggTTGGAGCCTCTATTGAGAGGAGAGATCCGCTCCTGCTTCTGTATGACAGGTATTTCCATAACCATGTCCACCTGCATATTCACAATTGTGAACACATGCGTCCATGTGATGGATCGGTGTGCTTCACAAGAAGACAGAacacaaataatataaatatcatCTCAGTTGAAAAGAGAGCGCACAAAGCCAAATATTTAAGAATTTAGGAATGTAGGAATAAAATACGAGGAAGGTTAGTATCTTTTAGAACCAGTGTTATGCCAAGTCACAAGATGTGTTTAAGTCCTCCAAATATTTGTTGTGGTTTTCTGCCAAACATTCCTGTGCTGGATACGGTTTTAGATGCTAATGACTCTACAAAAGTCTCTTTTTAAAACTCTACATGCCAACACTGAACACTAATTCACTATGAGTAATTTCTCCCTGTTGTTCGCCTGTTTGGTTTCCACATTGCCTGGAAACAGAGGCATGCTTTTTCCAGAGGTGATTACACTGGGTGTGAACGTCTATGTGGTTTTTGTAAACACAGATGGTGATAAGAAGAGTTTTCTGGATGTTTTTGTCACCAGGTTGGTTCATTTAAGACTATGAATGATGAAGAACAGGAACCTCCATCTTGTAGTGATAAACAATTTCGACCTCTGACTCTGTTTAGAGTCATCTCATGTTCAGTTGAAGGATGAAAATTGTGTGAGTGTGCTCTGTTCATATTAATCATGCTGCCTGTCGTTTGAGCTGGAattttggaaaaataacatAAAGCAAAAGCAAGGGACTGGAGATGTAAAACTTTTTAGATTCTCAATgccttatttttctttttggtgaaaaaaaaaaaatgtccggAGAGTTAAGCTGAAGGTATGATCCCTCCTCCAGAACCTGATGTGGCCTCCAGTGATGCGACCAACATGGAGTGCACTCTTCACAGGGAGGAAGACGAATTCATCATAAATGGCAAGAAATGGTGGAGCAGTGGTAtgtttatttccatttctgaatatataagtaaaatgaaaactgaaaccTGTACCAGGAAACACCATCAGACCGCTTCAGACTCAATAAACAAACTGGTTCAACTTGCTTATAATAGTCTCCTTAAATTTATGAATGTTTTCATATGAGTAAACCTGAAATGTTTATAGTATATTATAAGCGTTCTCAGAAACAGTTGATTTTATCAAAATGTTGCTTTGATAAAACACTACAgagatacagtacatttttacCTAAATTGCCCACATATGGAGATCAAAAAAGGGCCGCAGGCTGGACCAGTAAAAGTTTACAGATTAAAACCACAATGTAAAGTCAGTGTGTGTCTATCAACTGACTCTAAATGCTCTAAATGTTAACATAGCTGGAAATGTACAAATCTTTTTGTTTAGGCTATCTGACTTCTGGATGGCTCAATAAATTAGCtttgtttatattctgtttgAAAATTACTTAACAACATAATTTAATGCAGAGAAGTACCCTTCACATTAAGTCACCAACATCATGAAGCCTTAAGTGTGAGAGGATTGAATTATCGCTTAAATATTTAAAGCTCATATTATTGTTTTAGATGTTTATCATCCATCTCCTCAATCACTGTGAGCTGAAAAATATTCCAGATGTTTCCTCTGACACAGATGTGGTCTGAAGGTCTGACTCCCTGTTAAaaggaaaacagttttttttttttttttttttttttttttgctttgatttgTTTATGGGGGTTTTTTCCTGTACGGAATCCCTTCTCGTCACAGGAAACTTTGAGCACTATGGTTTACCAAAAATGAGCAGAACTtccattttcaaataaattgttGTTATGCAGGGAATAGTTTGTGGTCTCTCATATAGGTCTTAGTTAGTCGACTTTCTTGAAATTTCCATCAGGCGAAAAAGACGTCTTGGGTTGTGAGAATGTCCTCTGCCAGCATGAACATATCCCTCTGTTAGGGAAGAATGCTGATGTGACATTTCCATGTTTCCAGCAATCTATTGCTGCTTTTGTGGATTCAGAAAACCATCTTATTCTAATAGAAATCAGACAATGGTGTGCCTCTGCAATGAGTCATAATGTCCAGGCACTCTCAATCCAAccacattcaaaacaaaaggggaagtaaaactgaaacaatgtcGTGATAATTGAAATTATGTAAAAGGATCATGCTTTGTTATGGTAACTCATTCTTTCCATTGCCAGCTCCTCACTGACGTGTCACAGGGGTTTCCCAAGCTGCTGTCCAAGGTTACTTGGCAGCCTTGATGATGTGTCCCCTACATGCACCACAGAAtgatagtttttgtttttctttccctttctctctaaaatTTTTTGTGGCAAACTCAGTTGTTAGATGGGAGGGTCTATACATGTTCCTGTGCAGCTCTGT
Protein-coding regions in this window:
- the acad11 gene encoding acyl-CoA dehydrogenase family member 11 isoform X1; this encodes MEELTTPVRQHHKFSVDRLQRYLSVNSRVSNNDTLTVKQYSTGQSNPTFLVQTPSKSYVLRKKPPGELLPGAHKVDREYRVQKALFSVGFPVPEPLLYCTDAEVIGTEFYLMEHVKGRIFRDLRLPGVSAAERSALYVAAVEVLAKLHSLDLVSLNLEGYGKGPGYCRRQVSTWTKQYTAAAHRDIPSMNELSDWLMKNLPANDNEVTLVHGDFRLDNLIFHPTEARVIAVLDWELSTTGQPLADLAYFLMPHYFPTGFNVISTMGSLTGIGGIPTVGDLISIYSRCRGIPSALPQLNFYLALSVFKMAGIAQGIYARHLLGNASAPNAAQFSQCVEPLAKVALQLAQRSLTSPTEDRLLLQTAKGQAVLQQVKDFMRQYVLPAQEEVAEYYSKHAQAPQRWHTPQIIEDLKVRAREAGLWNLFLPAVSGLTQLDYAYIAEETGRCFFAPEVFNCQAPDTGNMEVLHMFGSEEQKRKWLEPLLRGEIRSCFCMTEPDVASSDATNMECTLHREEDEFIINGKKWWSSGAGNPQCKVAIVMCRSSSRDVSSRHGQHSMILVPTDTPGVKLVRPLTVFGQDDAIHGGHFEVHFLNVRVPASNIILGEGRGFEIAQGRLGPGRLHHCMRAVGLAEFALELLCQRAASRRTFGKKLYQHEVVAHWIAECRLMIEQTRLLTLHAAHALDTLGSRAARKQIAMIKVAAARMVCKVVDCAIQVYGGAGVSGDFPLAQMYSYARTLRVADGPDEVHLSSIAHLELRDQLKKAQAKL
- the acad11 gene encoding acyl-CoA dehydrogenase family member 11 isoform X2, translated to MEELTTPVRQHHKFSVDRLQRYLSVNSRVSNNDTLTVKQYSTGQSNPTFLVQTPSKSYVLRKKPPGELLPGAHKVDREYRVQKALFSVGFPVPEPLLYCTDAEVIGTEFYLMEHVKGRIFRDLRLPGVSAAERSALYVAAVEVLAKLHSLDLVSLNLEGYGKGPGYCRRQVSTWTKQYTAAAHRDIPSMNELSDWLMKNLPANDNEVTLVHGDFRLDNLIFHPTEARVIAVLDWELSTTGQPLADLAYFLMPHYFPTGFNVISTMGSLTGIGGIPTVGDLISIYSRCRGIPSALPQLNFYLALSVFKMAGIAQGIYARHLLGNASAPNAAQFSQCVEPLAKVALQLAQRSLTSPTEDRLLLQTAKGQAVLQQVKDFMRQYVLPAQEEVAEYYSKHAQAPQRWHTPQIIEDLKVRAREAGLWNLFLPAVSGLTQLDYAYIAEETGRCFFAPEVFNCQAPDTGNMEVLHMFGSEEQKRKWLEPLLRGEIRSCFCMTGAGNPQCKVAIVMCRSSSRDVSSRHGQHSMILVPTDTPGVKLVRPLTVFGQDDAIHGGHFEVHFLNVRVPASNIILGEGRGFEIAQGRLGPGRLHHCMRAVGLAEFALELLCQRAASRRTFGKKLYQHEVVAHWIAECRLMIEQTRLLTLHAAHALDTLGSRAARKQIAMIKVAAARMVCKVVDCAIQVYGGAGVSGDFPLAQMYSYARTLRVADGPDEVHLSSIAHLELRDQLKKAQAKL
- the acad11 gene encoding acyl-CoA dehydrogenase family member 11 isoform X3, encoding MSSGRNLQVDREYRVQKALFSVGFPVPEPLLYCTDAEVIGTEFYLMEHVKGRIFRDLRLPGVSAAERSALYVAAVEVLAKLHSLDLVSLNLEGYGKGPGYCRRQVSTWTKQYTAAAHRDIPSMNELSDWLMKNLPANDNEVTLVHGDFRLDNLIFHPTEARVIAVLDWELSTTGQPLADLAYFLMPHYFPTGFNVISTMGSLTGIGGIPTVGDLISIYSRCRGIPSALPQLNFYLALSVFKMAGIAQGIYARHLLGNASAPNAAQFSQCVEPLAKVALQLAQRSLTSPTEDRLLLQTAKGQAVLQQVKDFMRQYVLPAQEEVAEYYSKHAQAPQRWHTPQIIEDLKVRAREAGLWNLFLPAVSGLTQLDYAYIAEETGRCFFAPEVFNCQAPDTGNMEVLHMFGSEEQKRKWLEPLLRGEIRSCFCMTEPDVASSDATNMECTLHREEDEFIINGKKWWSSGAGNPQCKVAIVMCRSSSRDVSSRHGQHSMILVPTDTPGVKLVRPLTVFGQDDAIHGGHFEVHFLNVRVPASNIILGEGRGFEIAQGRLGPGRLHHCMRAVGLAEFALELLCQRAASRRTFGKKLYQHEVVAHWIAECRLMIEQTRLLTLHAAHALDTLGSRAARKQIAMIKVAAARMVCKVVDCAIQVYGGAGVSGDFPLAQMYSYARTLRVADGPDEVHLSSIAHLELRDQLKKAQAKL